The nucleotide sequence atttcttgggggaatggccctagccctcacccttcgatccaacaggtcccagacgtgctcaatgggattgcgaTCCGGgcccttcgctggccatggcagaacactgacattcctgtcttgcaggaaatcacgcacagaacgagcagtatggctggtggcattgtcatgctggagggtcatgtcaggatgagcctgcaggaagggtaccacatgaggaaggaggatgtcttcaatgacaacaagctcagtccgatgatgctgtgacacaccaccccagaccctccacctccaaattgatcccactccagaatacaggcctcggtgtaacgctcattccttcgaagataaacgcaaatctgaccatcacccctggtgagacaaaaccgtgactcatcagtgaagagcgctttttgccagtcctgtctggtccagcgacggtgggtttatgcccataggcaacgttgccggtgatgtctgatgaggacctgccttacaacaagcctacaagccctcagtccagccactCTCtctcctggtgtaactcgggcagttgttgttgccatcctgtaactgtcccgcaggtgtgatgttcggatgtaccgatcctgtgcaggtgttgttacacgtggtctgccactgcgaggacgatcagctgtccgtctccctgtagcgctgtcttaggcgtctcacagtacggacatgacaatgtattgccctggccacatctgcagtcctcatgcctccttgcagcatgcctaaggcccgttcacacagatgagcagggacactgggcatctttctttttgtgcttttcagagtcagtagaaaggcctctttagtgtcctaagttttcataactgtgaccttaattgcctaccgtctgtaagctgttagtgtcttaatgactgttccacaggtgcatgttcattaattgtttatggttcattgaacaagcatgggaaacagtgtttaaaccctttacaatgaagatctgtaaagttatttggatttttacgaattatctttgaaagacagggtcctgaaaaaggggcacttctttttttgctgagtttgtttaTACCGTTTTTGAACACTGTAATTTGTTTGTGACCATAATAACTGTAGTTTATGGTTGACATACCTAGTTAGACAATTGCCATTTTCAATGACTTCAAAGCACGTGAATACATACAACTTAATGCTCAGAGTTTGTAAGTTTTGTTTCAAAACACTCTGACGTCGAGAACGCAGCATTTGCACTGCTTTCCTTTGACAGGAGTTTTAGAACTAGTTCACCTAGAAGACGCCCAGTCAATTCCACACCCGTTATCTATGAATGCCCTATACTGTATAAGGACTTTTATTGGGCTCTTTTCACAATCAATATCACTAACACCGTTCCTGGAATGCTATGTGTAGCCTATAGGTTCTTGCTTCAGCCACTGCTCTTAGAGAGCATTAGCACGATTATTTCCCTCCATTAGCCCTATCTGTATATGTTGCCTTTATATGACTACTACTGGAGGATGATTTGTGCTTAAAGATGCAGTCTGGTAACATTTCTGCAGCCCCACCCACATCCCTTAGCTGTTTACCTAAACAGGTGGCGGCGTGACCTGTTTGTAGTTTTTCTGAACTGCAGACCGCTGCTTTAATAAGAGTGCAGCTTTAAgtctggttacatttctccagccgcatacctcagctgtttaccaagtGGCGAGGTGCCCACTTTGTTGTTTTATGAATCGCAGACTGCAGCTTTAATGACATAGAAAACAATATATGGTACAATACATACTCATAGTTTAAATGCAATCAAATGAAGAAGTTGGTAATTGGCTAGAATAACAGCAGCATTGAATGAAATCACAGATCCCTACTAAGTTGAATTTCAAATGAATTTGAGCTCCCAATGGCGTTGGGAGTAGACTGCACTGTTTAGGATGCATCATCTTCCCTGTGGCTGTCAAGATCTTTTACAAGGTGACCTCTGCATGCTACAgttcagctctccctctctcctggtgTGCCAACAGATAACGCTCCGCTGTGGATATGCTAACACATCATCCTTACTTCCAGCCTTCTCTGACTGTCGTGCCTTCACCTTtatcgaatgcactgtagataggTCTTTGAATTAAAGTGCCATTACAGTGTAACATGGTCCATTTCTGCCACGGTGAACCAGTGTTCCCAACAACATAGCAATTTCTAAAGCACCATCAATACCACTGATTGGTACAAGCCAAGGCATTTCTGTGTTCAAGGTCAGCAGTACTTCAAGTCTCAGGAAGCGGTCACATTTTACAATGCTAACATAGCCATCTGCTACAGCAGTCCACACAGTTCCAGAATCTTAAACTATTCACAttcattataatatatataatatacgcCATTTAAAATACACTTTCATCTATTTTACGGGTGGTCCCAGCAGGAATCAAACACACAACCCTGATGTTGCGAGCgccacgctctaccaactgagccacacaatgTATTTTAACAGCCTTTGGATGATTTGCATATCCCCGCAGAATATCAGTGGAAAACATTGAGTTGGAGTTCTCGTCTCTCTACGTCAGGACCAGATCCCTGGAGGAGAAGGTCCAGAGTGACCCGGAGCTCCTGGAGCAGCTGGACCCCTTCCTGCAGGTGGCAGAACATTCAGTCAGAATCTAAATTTGGCAATTCTGCTCTGTGAATGCTGATTACGGTGCATGAGGGCGGCACACAGTGAAGGCATCCTTAGCCAGTTGTGGTACAAAAGCGTATCATAGGGTGACTGTAACAAAGAAATGTATATCAGATAACTTACCACTATGGTCTCAATTGGAAGAACACCCAATAAGCATAACAAAATATTGGCCAATATCCTACATCCCTGATATACTGTATCACCAAGCCCCCTGTTTTTGGTATATTTTGATGGTAATAATATGTTATAATTATTTTATATCTAATCTGTGTCTGTCATCCGTTGTCTGCCATCCCCAACAGTGCTCCACAAGGACACTCCAGGACCTGAAGAGGTGTAGGCTGGACCTGCGGAAGGAGGGTAATGCGCTTATTGACTTCTTCTGTGAAGACAAGGACACCTTCATGCTGGATGAGTGCTTCCGCATCTTCCAGGACTTCTGTCTCAAGTTCAAAAAGGCTGTCAAGGTGAGAGGGGTTTTCTTTAAATATTTAAATTCAAATCTTTTAAGTCTCTACTATGAAGTTTCAGATAAGTAATGTAACTCACATTCTCTATCTAACCTACAAATGCACACTCACATTAACCTGCACTGCATTTCCTGAAGTAACAAAACTAATAAACTCTTCAAAAGGACATACTGatgtaggtgtatgtaaacatatgacaaaatgtggataaagtcaaggggtctgaatactttccgaaggcactgtacacaatATGTTATTTATTAGCCCGTCCTTTCGCTGTCTCTGTCAGGATAACCTGGAGCGGGAGCATAAGGAGGTGGCCAGGCAGCGGCGTCTCAGAGAGCTGGAGGAGAAGCGCTCTGCCTGGAATACCGACCAGCAGCAGGCGGCTGACGCCGGTAATGGCGGCTTCGGCCGCAGCAGCAGCGAGAACGACGTGGATATGCTCACCAAGGAGGGCTTCCTGGAATTCCTCCAGCAGCGTCCCCACAGCCCCCTGGGTCGTTCAGCCAGCGCCCGTCGCCACCGCCACACCGTGGCCGCCATGGCCGACCGCGATCTTCACGACTACCTGGAGCTGTTCGGCAGTGGCACGGCATTGCCAGTGGACTATGCCAACAAGTTCAACAGCCTGCCGCGCTCCGGCCGCACCCTCCATCGGCGAACCGCACCCTGGCTTGTGTCCCAGGATGACAACCACAAGCTGGAGAATGGGCAGCAAGTGCTGGCCACGTCACACCGGGCTGAGACGGAGCCCATCAGCCCCTTGGCCATGTACTCTTCCACGGGCTTTAATGTCAACGAGGAACTgtataacaataataacaactaCACGACCGTGTCCGAGGGGAGCTATCTGCCTCGCTCATGTCAGAACCGTAACGTCTTTCAGAAGACGCCCAACCCCGGAGCGAGCGTCACGGCACACATGAACGTCAGCGTGGAGAGACACACGCTAGTCCCGGGAATTCAACAGTTTGACCTCCCCAGTCCGAACAATAACACAAATCACATGCACTTTGTTGACCACAAAGACGTGGTGGTGACGGACTTGGAAATGGAGAAGGAATCTCCAAAGGCACTCGTTTTGGATACCCCTCCTCCTTGTCCAAAGAGTTTGGAAGTTGCGTGGGAAGGTAAAATTCCGTCCTCACAGTTTGTGGTGTGCTCGCttcagaaggaggaagaggaggacagcaGCACCGTCTCCTCAACCACCTGCGATATGCCCCTCCCTCTTGACCCCTCCGTATCCAATAAGAAACCGGTGTTCTACATCTTAGACTGCACAGAAACGGACTGCTCCGTAGCGCTTGACTACTCTGAGATCGAAAGCTCGCCTCTAATGAGGGAAGGATTGGTCCCCGATGTAAAAAACACTGACTGCAACAACATCCAGGGGAACCTTCGAGACCCCAGCTCACTATCCTCCAACTCCAACGTTGATTCCACATCCAAAAACGATCAGTCCGTCTCTGCCCCCACAAATGAGCTGTCGGCGTCCACAGACGAACGTGCCCCATCCGTGGGCTCCCTCGTCACCACGGAAGAGGGAGACACAGATAGCTGGGACACGGCGGAGGCTAGGCAGGTGGGCGAGAAAGCTGTACAGACATATAGCCCTAAACCAACACACGCCAAGACCAAGAATGTGTCAAAAGTTTCCAAAAACAGCAAAGTGGGTCGCGGCGTCAGGATGTTGACCACCACTGAGAACCAGGGCATGCGGAAGGTGGTGCCCATCACCAAACTCAGCCGGACTGGCAGCAACGTCAGGCGGGTGGAGAGACCCGCCGGGGGCCATGAGGGTGCCAGGCAGCCGCTCATCGACAAGAGCACCCCAGCCAGGGAGCGGGGTGAGAAGACTGGTAGGCCCGCCCGCCACTTCAGCTTGCCCCCAGAGGAGACCAAATCCCAGGGGAACGCTGGCCTCTCTGGCTGGGAACGTGACCTCAACCCACGAAAGCCCTCCTTCCGCAAGCCCAGCGCCAAGCCGCTGAGGAACCTGCCCAAGCCACCGCCGGAGGAGAAGATGTGCCGCTCCACCATGAGAGCCCTGGCTGCTCAGGCCCAAGGTCAGGTTAGGACACCCTCTGAGGCTAGCGCTACCCACAGCTCCAAAACCCCATCTGCCACCCTGCCTGGCTGGGCACGCAACACTGTGGCCTCCTCCTCTCGGACCACCAAGAAGGAACTCGCTCCAACCCTCTCCAACCCCCCGACCCCCTCCAGGAGCCCCTCTCTCCTATCCCGGAGCAGCTCCCAGAGTCAAGCACCCGCTCGGCCTCCAGCCGCTGCCACAACCACATCTCCTGCCAAAGGGGGGCAGCATTCACcccagagggaggagaaggagaaggccCAAGGGGGTGGTCTGCAGAGGGTGCAGAGCGTCAGGGCATCAAGCCGAGCGAGCACCCAGCGTAGCGACACCCCCCCATCGCCACCCACCCGCGAGCGCTCACGCAAGAGCAGCAGCTTCTCCGAAAAATCTGTCCAATCCACTACGTCATGTAGGACCATCAAGCCCACCTGGAAGTAGAAACAAATATGGTGGAACTTGATTGGAGCAAGAGAGGAAGAAATGTACTATGGTTTTCCCCACATGCTGTAGACTGACATTTTGTGTCCTCTTTCATTAGCTACTCTAAGACAGCCCACCTCATCCATATGAAGTCATTATACAGGGCTCCGTTAACACATATTGTATGAACTGCAAAAATATATAATGCACTGTATAAGATTATTTCGTCATGAGCCCCCGTTTGTTTTTGAGCATTCTTCACGGGGAGACAGAACTGACAAAAAAAAAAGGCAAAATCCCTTTTTTCCTTCTTTGCCTGCGTTGTGGTCTTAAACTATATGTAATAAGGTATAATAACATGTCAAAACAGAAGAAAAATGATTATGCTTTTTTTACAACCCATTTTCAGATGGTGTTTACATGGTATTTACTTAAAAACGATGTGGTAGTAACAATGGATATTGTCTGGTACTCACCTCAAAGAATTCAACACTATTGGTAATTGACTGTTACCAAATGGTACATAGAGACACGTGTGTCAATGAATATCATGTGATTACTATGCAATTATTAGATAATGACCATTTAAACAAGTACTTTCTAGGTAACTACCTGGTAAACTGGTAAACAGTGACTGTAAAACGAAGTGTTACTGAAAACCCACTACTGAACATGTTTGAATGCTGCTAATTAGCTTTGACAATTTGGGCACTGTGTTAGTGTCTTCATTCAGGGTGTGAGCTACCTTTCTTCTGTTGTGATTGTGACTTTGTGACTTTGATTTCTGTGGTTCTCTACTTTCCTTTGCACAGCCGTACTATACAGTAGCCTGGAGTCCACACTGAATATTGCTCTGTTTTTCACTTTACTGATTTAGTCTGAGTCTGATCCAATAGGGTTCATTTGGAATTGACAAAAAAGAGCTGGTCCCAATCAGTGTCTTCTCAGATACTATGTGCGGGACATTAATGAAAATAACTATTCAGGGCCTTATTCACTAGAAACCAAACGGGAAACTAGAAACCAAACAAAGAAACAACTGTTTTCGTTTCCCGTTTGTACTAATGAATATGCCCCTGGCTCAGTGTCATTGTACTCCTCAGCAGTTGGCCACTGAGTTCCTTTCCCGCTCCACTGAAGTTATACCTCGGTTATACTTGACATTGCAGAAATAGTatatagtaaaaaaaaatctcTAATAAAAGGCCACAGAAAAAATGCCCATAGGCCCTATTCAATCCAACTGGGTATCCAGGTTTCCGGGGTTAAGATAAATAGACATTATTGTTGATGTGCTGCATTGTCTTGGACAAAATTATATGTGTAGTCAGACATTAGGAAACTGAACTATATTGGATTTCTAATGTCAATGAAGTTGAAGAATTTTGTTTTTCACTTGTTTTGGATACCTGGTTGTCAGAGTTTGATTGAGTCAGGTATCCTATTGTGTACTGAGTCAAGTAC is from Salvelinus alpinus chromosome 39, SLU_Salpinus.1, whole genome shotgun sequence and encodes:
- the LOC139566852 gene encoding FH2 domain-containing protein 1-like, with translation MHVMSSPSLTNETENCSSEGSISAASTASTARTTSTTSDLSPMLGHIPSASTLPSPFPNEPLLYPTTLPHHYTPPPPPPLSPNTPPPPPPPPTSLSSHGVWKKRQVRSFFWKPIPEEKVRGQPNIWTMAVRCQQQYQIDVRSVEELFGQQEEVQGRGCVPAISGFSSARITRSRSFKENKDKISILDSKRGMNVGIFLRQFKKSNHSIVEDIRQGDGKLYGAELLKDLLKLLPESEEVKKLRAFKGDSSKLTLADSFMYLLIQVPRFELRIEAMVLRKEFFQSCAVMSHEIDVIRVATKELMTCEELHAILHLVLQAGNIMNAGGYAGNAVGFKLSSLLSLADTKANKPGMNLLHFVALEAQKKDEKLLKFPEKLQGIQSASRISVENIELEFSSLYVRTRSLEEKVQSDPELLEQLDPFLQCSTRTLQDLKRCRLDLRKEGNALIDFFCEDKDTFMLDECFRIFQDFCLKFKKAVKDNLEREHKEVARQRRLRELEEKRSAWNTDQQQAADAGNGGFGRSSSENDVDMLTKEGFLEFLQQRPHSPLGRSASARRHRHTVAAMADRDLHDYLELFGSGTALPVDYANKFNSLPRSGRTLHRRTAPWLVSQDDNHKLENGQQVLATSHRAETEPISPLAMYSSTGFNVNEELYNNNNNYTTVSEGSYLPRSCQNRNVFQKTPNPGASVTAHMNVSVERHTLVPGIQQFDLPSPNNNTNHMHFVDHKDVVVTDLEMEKESPKALVLDTPPPCPKSLEVAWEGKIPSSQFVVCSLQKEEEEDSSTVSSTTCDMPLPLDPSVSNKKPVFYILDCTETDCSVALDYSEIESSPLMREGLVPDVKNTDCNNIQGNLRDPSSLSSNSNVDSTSKNDQSVSAPTNELSASTDERAPSVGSLVTTEEGDTDSWDTAEARQVGEKAVQTYSPKPTHAKTKNVSKVSKNSKVGRGVRMLTTTENQGMRKVVPITKLSRTGSNVRRVERPAGGHEGARQPLIDKSTPARERGEKTGRPARHFSLPPEETKSQGNAGLSGWERDLNPRKPSFRKPSAKPLRNLPKPPPEEKMCRSTMRALAAQAQGQVRTPSEASATHSSKTPSATLPGWARNTVASSSRTTKKELAPTLSNPPTPSRSPSLLSRSSSQSQAPARPPAAATTTSPAKGGQHSPQREEKEKAQGGGLQRVQSVRASSRASTQRSDTPPSPPTRERSRKSSSFSEKSVQSTTSCRTIKPTWK